Part of the Camelus bactrianus isolate YW-2024 breed Bactrian camel chromosome 6, ASM4877302v1, whole genome shotgun sequence genome, CACTATTGAGTCCCAGAGTTTGGCCTCCAAAATTGTTCCTGAAAGCCATATAAGTAAGTGTCAGGTTGACAAGCTATAGTTAGTTACCTGTGCTAGGGATTTGGGGAGTTGCCTTACAGGGGGTGCTCATGTTACcattttctaggtttaaatatatcatatatgcatgcatatgtacatacatacatacatacatgtacaatCCGACAAGGAAGTGCTTACGGACCTACCTTggcttgttttaaaaatataccaggAGACATCAGAAAAGGCAAAAGATATAGAGAAGACTCTCCTGAGACCATTTGCACAAGGGCCCCTGCCTGTCTGGTGAAGAgaatgatctctctctctctctcttccaggaATCTGAGAGCAGCTCCCTTAATTAAGAAAGGTTGCTCACCAGGTTTTTTATTGTTTGGCTTCTTACACAGAACCCAACGGCTCCACCCTACGCCTTTAGAAACACTAAGTTCTCTCACGATATAGAGAAACCTACCACACCAATctcttaaataagtaaataaacaacatatatatgttttgtttaaaaaaaaactttaaagcaaaagttatacatatataacagcGTCCTTTCGAAGTGAAATACCCACAGGAGATTCAGGGCAGGCGCTCAGCGTGCAGTTCGGGTTCCGGAGGCAACTTTGCAGCAAAATCCTTGGGAAAAGCAAAGCAAGGAGAACGTGGCGCTGGGTCGGGCCTCACCGCGGGCCCCTGTGGTAGTGGCCGGAGGTCGCCAGTGGAGCGGGTCAGGCCGCCGGGACCGACACGGCAACCTGAGCCCGCGGTTCCCTGGCCTCCGGTCCCTGGCCACCTGGATTCGCAAGCGCTGGGTTGCTTGGTCTctcatcctctctccctccttcattTTGTTTGTCTCGATTTTTACACCGAATTCTGTTTCTGAGCGTGCTGGGTAGGCAGCTCAGATGTCGCACTCACTGTCACTGGAAGTGATGGAGATGGCCGAAGTGGCTGCCTTGCTGGATAAGCTGGCGGCGGGGCTGGCGGCGGCGCCGAGAGCCTCGGGTGTGCCCTCTTCCTCGGCCCTTAGCGCCCTCCCGGAGCCCTGCGACAAGACCTGCTGCTGGAGTCTacggaaagggaagggaaaagagtcACAAAGCCTGTAACACAGCCGCCTGTCCCCTACTCCCTCCCTGGTCCGTATCCCTTAAGCTTGGTGGTCAGCGGCTATCCGCCAGACCCAGGCACTGAAAACGGGTAAGATGAGGCAACAGGGGTCGGGCAGGAGACCTGCGTCCGCTTCTCCGCGGAGCCCTGCAGTTCTTAGTCCTTTCTTGGCTGCCTGTCTCCTCAGTCTTTGGGACGCTGAGGTGGTGGAGTCATTCCCGATTGTTGGCCACCTTTGTAATATTTACAATACTGTCAAGATAAACGAGGTGTGGGTAACAGACAAGGACAGATCAGGTTTTGGGATAGGAGACCCCTTTCCCAGCTTGCGTCTGCCTGGGGTGCATGCCTATGTCAGTGGCCCCAGGCTAGGTTCACCCAAAgctaaaggcaaaaaaaaaggcTGTGTGACAGTTGCACGGAGAGTTTGGGCCTGGGAGAAGAGGTTGGGTTGTTGGTCAAAATATATGGCTGATTGAGAGTCATACGCTGGGGAAAGAAAAGCCTCAGCCGACTAGTTTGCTGTTTTGAGACAGGGATGCCCACGCGTGGAAAGAGAACTCGACTTTCCACCTCTTACAAACGGAAGTCCATCGAGAAAACTGTTATCAAAGCATCAGAGAAGGATGCATGCGGGCTTTAAAAATGACAGCACTGAATTACCACATTGCTAATAAGCCAGGCTTTGCTTAATAATAGGAGCCTGGGCCCAGGCTGACAAGAATTAGCTTTGGGCTTCGGGGTTCTAATTGTTTctgggattttaatttttatttgtttctccttCTCAATGCAGCCTTGGTTTGGTGACTGGAACCAGCTGCTGGAGCGACCCCAAAGCactgagaatgagaaagagaggGTGGGGAATCTAGAACCCGGAAGAAAACCCCCACCCAAGATCCCAGAATGCAGAGGAGTCAAGACCGAGGACCTCGATCCCAACTTCTTCGGAATCCAAGTCGAAAGGCCCTGGGTAAGTGCGCCGGGGGTGCGGTCACCCGCTCCTCCCCGGTAAGCGCAAGACGCGTAGAGGCCTCTTGGTACCGACCTGTTCTTGGCAGCAGCCGCCCGGTCCCTTTGTCGGCGGTTTTTGAACCAGTTGCCCACCTGCGTAGGGGTCAGTCCGGTTGCCTGGGCGAGCTCACGCTTTTTGCTGGGGTTGGGGTATGGGTCCTGCAGGTACCACTCCCGTAGCAGGTGCCGCGTGCGCTCCTTGAAGCAGTGTGTCTTCTGTTCGCCGTCCCAGATGGTGCGCGGCAGCGGGAACTTCTTCCTCACGCGGTACTTGTCCACTGGCCCCAAGGGCCGTCCGCGCAGCTTCTCAGCCTCCTGGTAATGCGCTTCAAGCCACAGCGCCTGGAGCTTGGCGTGTGACTCCTTGGTGAACTTGTGGTTTTCCAGGATATGGTAGAGCTCGCGGTAGTTGCCACCGTGAAAGGCCACGATGGCTCGAGCGCGCAGCACCGATTCATTCTTGTTGAGCGCCTCGCAGGCCGCAGGGGCCACCGGCAGCGACCAGAGGAAGCGACCCAGGCGCTCCACATCGCCGCTTTCCTCCAGAGTCTCGCATACCCCGGCCACTTGCTGGGGACTGAAATTCAAGATGGGCAGCTGGAACATCGAGGCAGCGCTGGCGGCAGCGGGAACGCTGAGTCCGGAGCGGGACACGCAGCAGATGCCTGCGGGCCCGGCCGGGTACGCCAGGCTCTCCTTGGTGAATTGGCTCGGGGCAAGTGGGACACACGCCggggcagtggcagtggcagcaCAACCGCAGGGAGCGAGCGggagggattggaggaggaggTGCTGTCTCCGCAGCTTGGGTTTGGCTCTGCTTGGTTAGGGCACGCAGGCCAGCAAGCCAGCGCGGCTACTGGGGTGGGCTGATTGGCGGCGCGGGCGCCATGGAGACCCCCTGTCAGTCACTGGCCGGCTCTGCCAATCAAAACTCCGACCAGAGTGCCCCGGCCGTTTCAGCACCTCCCAGCCCTCGACAGCGCCCGCCGTTCACCCGTGGACTTTTCCGCAGTATTTTGCAGAACCTGGAGGACGAAAAGACGTGCAAGTGGATGGGAGAAAAAGACGGACGAGAGCCTCAGCGTTTCACCACGACCCCCTCAGCCTTGTTCCTCTCTCTTCTGCCGCAACACCTCCTCCCCCCTAAGAGGCAGTGATGCTACAGGAATTCACTCTGAGGCGAGGCGCTGCCTGGGTCAAGAGGTCTCCAGAGGACAAAGAGGACTGGGCCAAATTGAAATCCTCTGAGAATTCACCAAGTTTAGTTGTAACGAAACAGAAAACCTTGAGGAGACGCACgaatggggagggaggagaagcgGATCACCTCTTTTCTTGCCAGCACCCATTCCTGCGTACCTTTCCTCCTTTTCCAGCTGCCAAAGCAGCCGAGTGAGAATCGGGTATGAAGCAGAAGGAACACGACCTAGGATCTGTAGAAGAGGTCAGTTTGGACTCTAGTCCCACCACCTTCAGAAGCCTCCTGAAATCAGTTTAAATATGAGCTAGGACACTCTCACACCTGATAACACAAGTGCTGACCATGAAGTAAAACACTCGCAAAAAAAGGGGCATCGCATTTTCCCAAGTTTatacttttcagtttttcccCCTGTTTAATGGACTTGAACAAATGCGCAGCATAACCACATCTAGAGTGAGAAGTCATTGGTAGGTCAGGACAGCAACTTAAAAGCTTATTtcaaagatctttttaaaaaaaatatcgaTTTGCTCTTCTTGCAAGCTAATTTTGCCATACCCTGTGTTAGAACTTTTAACTCAAGCTGGGGATAAAAACTCTAACCTTGGCCTTCAGGCTCAAAGGTAATTCAGCAAAAGTAAAATAGAGAAGGGGGGCCCACATCAATGGAGGAGAGTGTGCAGAAAGCACTTCTTAAGCTGCTAAGC contains:
- the SIX6 gene encoding homeobox protein SIX6; the encoded protein is MFQLPILNFSPQQVAGVCETLEESGDVERLGRFLWSLPVAPAACEALNKNESVLRARAIVAFHGGNYRELYHILENHKFTKESHAKLQALWLEAHYQEAEKLRGRPLGPVDKYRVRKKFPLPRTIWDGEQKTHCFKERTRHLLREWYLQDPYPNPSKKRELAQATGLTPTQVGNWFKNRRQRDRAAAAKNRLQQQVLSQGSGRALRAEEEGTPEALGAAASPAASLSSKAATSAISITSSDSECDI